A stretch of the Lolium perenne isolate Kyuss_39 chromosome 3, Kyuss_2.0, whole genome shotgun sequence genome encodes the following:
- the LOC127339943 gene encoding uncharacterized protein: MDTKSAEWRDIETIGSRQALRIATEFPHMTVRFAAFAYTEYILELREDASLKDLDLVYFEIWRLVIRDKKNYMDAVKEVYGMDKFHIHKRVMDAELNSSPAFWTMKQRASCSLNYFWAVMQFYNHLL; encoded by the exons ATGGATACCAAGTCTGCAGAG TGGAGAGACATAGAAACTATAGGATCGAGGCAAGCATTGAGGATTGCAACAGAGTTCCCCCATATGACTGTTCGTTTCGCTGCTTTTGCATATACT GAGTACATTTTGGAGTTGCGCGAGGATGCGTCACTCAAGGACCTAGATCTTGTCTATTTTGAGATCTGGAGACTTGTCATTAGGGATAAG AAAAATTACATGGATGCCGTAAAGGAAGTATATGGAATGGACAAGTTCCATATACACAAACGGGTAATGGATGCTGAACTGAATTCGTCTCCCGCCTTCTGGACAATGAAACAAAGGGCAAGTTGTTCTCTTAATTATTTTTGGGCTGTTATGCAATTTTATAACCATCTCCTGTGA